From a single Andrena cerasifolii isolate SP2316 chromosome 8, iyAndCera1_principal, whole genome shotgun sequence genomic region:
- the LOC143372041 gene encoding uncharacterized protein LOC143372041, protein MKKSPLSTPSGSRRNESYNWKSHDHKNRTGYNYNKSDSYQCTSPNGGQTDCGNDFIPLNVSTPVPEQKRFSGNWHGSGGGRCYRNSGGSGYNHYKNNYHATPKSNFNNSYSPYKHSGKQSYGQKKGYRRDVRKRINISSYVDMKSFLEDPWAELVKKLNTPEDTNGEKSPKREQSLSSQSIRVYSKADFETKSGIDIDESCFSQESGNDSSIRAKLGLDDTDISDVSRTESSIDLKLDGVTFSRESKNGSSCSNDDSACEDVHEVDNVHCSYGAETGAIQALI, encoded by the exons atgaaaaagtctCCGTTAAGTACGCCAAGCGGCAGCAGAAgaaatgaaagttataactGGAAGTCACACGACCATAAAAATAGGACAGgttataattacaataaaagtGATAGTTATCAGTGTACGTCGCCAAATGGGGGTCAAACGGATTGTGGAAACGACTTTATTCCGTTAAACGTTAGTACACCAGTACCAGAACAAAAACGGTTCAGCGGTAATTGGCATGGTTCTGGAGGTGGTCGTTGTTATCGTAATTCAGGTGGCAGTGGATACAACCATTACAAAAACAATTATCATGCAAccccaaaatcaaatttcaataaTTCGTATTCTCCTTATAAACACTCTGGCAAACAATCTTATGGCCAGAAGAag GGTTACCGAAGGGACGTACGTAAACGTATTAACATATCAAGTTACGTAGATATGAAATCATTTTTGGAAGATCCTTGGGCGgaattggtaaaaaaattaaacacacCGGAAGATACGAATGGGGAGAAGTCGCCCAAACGTGAACAGTCGCTCTCATCCCAATCCATTCGCGTATATTCTAAAGCAGATTTTGAAACTAAATCTGGAATAGATATCGACGAGTCTTGTTTTAGTCAAGAATCTGGAAACGATTCTTCTATACGTGCAAAATTGGGGTTGGATGATACAGATATTAGCGATGTTTCACGCACAGAAAGCTCGATAGATTTAAAACTTGATGGCGTGACGTTTAGTCGAGAATCGAAAAACGGAAGCTCTTGTAGTAACGACGACAGTGCTTGCGAGGATGTTCACGAGGTCGATAATGTCCACTGTTCTTATGGTGCAGAAACAGGCGCAATTCAAGCCCTTATATAA